One Pseudomonas tolaasii NCPPB 2192 genomic window carries:
- a CDS encoding ABC transporter ATP-binding protein: MSAGLSVHHANVSYGRRQIVHDLSLPTLPHGSLTALIGPNGAGKSTLLRAVAGLEKMQGVVRLGDLDLSAMSVAERARRVTYMPQNLPPGLSLSVMESVIAALRVANVDGIPLSSDACLREGFEALQRIGIAHLADQLLSTLSGGQRQLVSLAQLIARRPQVMLLDEPTSALDLNYQLKVMECVRALVREHHLIAVVVLHDINLAARFADHIAVLREGRLYASGKADAVLDPLMFAEVYRVQVRIERCSQQSLQVLVDGAV; encoded by the coding sequence ATGAGTGCGGGTTTGTCGGTACACCACGCCAATGTCAGTTACGGGCGTCGCCAGATCGTGCATGACCTGAGCTTGCCCACCCTGCCCCACGGCAGCCTCACGGCCTTGATCGGCCCCAATGGCGCCGGCAAATCCACCTTGCTGCGCGCCGTGGCCGGGCTGGAAAAGATGCAAGGCGTGGTGCGGCTGGGTGATCTCGACCTGTCCGCCATGTCGGTGGCCGAGCGGGCGCGGCGCGTCACTTATATGCCGCAGAACCTGCCGCCGGGCTTGAGTCTCAGCGTGATGGAAAGCGTGATCGCCGCCTTGCGTGTGGCCAATGTGGATGGCATTCCACTGTCGAGTGACGCCTGCCTGCGCGAAGGTTTCGAGGCGTTGCAACGCATCGGCATCGCGCACTTGGCCGACCAACTGTTGAGCACGCTGTCCGGCGGCCAGCGCCAACTGGTCAGCCTGGCTCAGCTGATCGCGCGGCGCCCGCAAGTGATGTTGCTGGACGAACCCACCAGCGCCCTCGACCTCAACTACCAATTGAAAGTCATGGAATGCGTGCGCGCTCTGGTGCGCGAACACCACCTGATCGCCGTGGTGGTGCTGCACGACATTAACCTGGCTGCGCGTTTTGCCGACCATATCGCCGTGCTGCGCGAAGGCCGCTTGTATGCCAGCGGCAAAGCCGATGCCGTGCTCGACCCGCTGATGTTTGCCGAGGTGTACCGCGTGCAAGTGCGCATCGAGCGCTGCTCGCAGCAGTCGTTGCAGGTGCTGGTGGACGGTGCTGTGTGA
- a CDS encoding response regulator, translating to MAKLDHLLIVDDDPQIRQLLCDYLSDAGFQVSTAADGREMRRRLALNVIDLIVLDLMLPGEDGLSLCRELRVSSNTPVVMLTAKGSLIDRIVGLEIGADDYLPKPFDPRELLVRIKVVLRRVQSFPDRARLDEAPSIRFAGWQLDTRARQLLTPEGVVVSLGNSDYRVLRLLLQHPNRPLSRDFLLNHVFDKDSTPFDRSIDVCVSRLRSQLPAGLIKTVRNEGYMLTADDVVLGS from the coding sequence ATGGCCAAGCTTGACCACCTGTTGATCGTTGATGACGACCCGCAAATCCGCCAACTGCTCTGCGACTACCTCAGTGACGCGGGGTTTCAGGTGTCCACCGCCGCCGACGGCCGGGAAATGCGCCGTCGCCTGGCGCTGAACGTCATCGACCTGATCGTGCTCGACCTGATGCTGCCCGGCGAAGACGGCCTGAGCCTGTGCCGCGAACTGCGCGTGAGTTCCAACACGCCGGTGGTGATGCTCACGGCCAAGGGCTCGCTGATCGACCGCATCGTCGGCCTGGAAATCGGCGCCGACGACTACCTGCCCAAACCCTTCGACCCGCGTGAGTTGCTGGTGCGAATCAAGGTGGTGCTGCGCCGGGTGCAGAGTTTCCCGGACCGGGCGCGGCTGGATGAAGCACCGAGCATCCGTTTTGCCGGTTGGCAACTCGACACGCGGGCGCGCCAATTGCTGACGCCCGAAGGCGTGGTGGTCAGCCTGGGCAATTCGGATTACCGCGTGTTGCGTTTGTTGCTGCAACACCCGAACCGCCCGTTGAGCCGCGATTTTCTGCTCAACCATGTGTTCGACAAAGACAGCACGCCGTTCGACCGCTCCATTGACGTGTGCGTGAGCCGCCTGCGCTCGCAACTGCCCGCCGGGCTGATCAAGACCGTGCGCAACGAGGGTTACATGCTCACCGCCGACGACGTGGTGTTGGGCTCGTGA
- a CDS encoding ABC transporter substrate-binding protein, which yields MLKPRNVLKLGVLFAALVLGHAETAAAHEVTDVLGRKVEVKDDVKRVVLGEGRLISAFALLDKDAPFQRIVGWQNDLKLLDQHTYNAYVAKFPTVKDIPLIGQASEQSVSAEEILSLKPDLAVFSISGHGPTEHSPVADVLAKAGIPVLFVDFRINPVQGTHISMQALGEALGREAQAKAFLSFYDQHIKVITDAVATLPAGPRPSVFLELLAGAWQAPGHTTGKSGMGEVIKLVGGRNIAADVVPGALGDISVEYALKADPDVYVATGNHKPGLILGAGVSNADAREAFDRVLARPEFANLRAIREGNSHGLWHDFYNSPYNLLAIEALAKWVHPELFAKLDPQATMAQINSQFLGMPLQGAYWIDAKAK from the coding sequence ATGTTGAAACCCCGCAACGTGCTCAAGCTCGGCGTACTGTTCGCCGCGCTGGTCCTCGGCCACGCCGAAACCGCCGCCGCCCATGAAGTCACCGACGTACTGGGCCGCAAGGTCGAGGTGAAGGACGACGTCAAACGCGTGGTACTCGGCGAAGGTCGTTTGATTTCAGCGTTCGCCCTGCTCGACAAGGATGCGCCGTTCCAGCGCATCGTCGGCTGGCAGAACGATTTGAAGCTGCTGGACCAGCACACCTACAACGCCTATGTGGCGAAATTTCCCACGGTCAAAGACATTCCGTTGATCGGCCAGGCGTCGGAACAAAGCGTGAGCGCCGAGGAAATTCTCTCGCTCAAACCGGACCTGGCGGTGTTCAGCATCTCGGGCCACGGCCCGACCGAACACAGCCCGGTCGCCGATGTGCTGGCCAAAGCCGGCATTCCGGTGCTGTTCGTCGACTTCCGTATCAACCCGGTACAGGGCACCCACATCAGCATGCAGGCGCTGGGTGAGGCGTTGGGCCGCGAAGCCCAGGCCAAGGCGTTTTTGAGTTTCTATGACCAGCACATCAAGGTCATCACCGACGCCGTCGCCACCCTGCCGGCGGGCCCACGCCCGAGCGTGTTCCTGGAACTGCTGGCCGGGGCCTGGCAAGCGCCGGGGCACACCACCGGTAAAAGCGGCATGGGCGAAGTGATCAAGCTGGTAGGCGGGCGCAACATCGCCGCCGACGTGGTGCCGGGTGCGCTGGGGGATATCAGTGTCGAGTACGCGCTGAAGGCTGATCCGGATGTGTACGTGGCCACCGGCAACCACAAACCGGGGCTGATTCTGGGGGCCGGCGTCAGCAATGCCGACGCCCGCGAAGCGTTTGACCGCGTACTGGCGCGTCCGGAATTCGCCAACCTGCGTGCCATCCGCGAGGGCAATTCCCACGGCCTGTGGCATGACTTCTACAACTCGCCGTACAACCTGCTGGCGATAGAAGCACTGGCCAAGTGGGTGCACCCGGAGCTGTTCGCCAAGCTGGATCCGCAGGCGACCATGGCGCAAATCAACAGTCAGTTCCTGGGGATGCCGTTGCAGGGTGCGTATTGGATCGACGCCAAGGCTAAATAA
- a CDS encoding TonB-dependent receptor: MSSPTPYRHTLNTTLAPMFGFLAAGSVAPTAWADTNAAAPNDSVLSLPEIKVDGEATSTFKVDRVTSARISQPLLDAPQSVTIVPQQVLKEQNAQTLQEVLRNVPGITFMSGEGNLGWGDLFSIRGFSSEQSLTVDGVRDAGMSTRTDTFNLQQAEVFKGTGSIESGVSAVGGSVNLVSKEAHLGDANKVAAGIGTDSYRRLTADLNKQINDTTAVRINLMKHYNQVAERDDVDYDRWGIATSFGFGLGTDTRFFVDTFYQKDTNTPDGGVPIQRGTDGHRMPGVSRSNWYGDSSLYTQQNETTSLTARFEHDFDWNDAHLRNQTRWERSDNFAVLSPARFFAAGANGKKTCTGTRCATLGYTGVGPISQVPGSTVNAYTDYVNNSNTAYGILRGSDFGLSKRYTILDNQTDFSFTFNTGSLQHAIVSGLEFYHETYGGLKRNAEVPAGDMFFDMHDPSHSFASTYVTKGEGDPRSIVDNAGIYLGDTVTLNEQWQVLGSLRYDNWRAQTTQRGQADISSTDGAVSGRVGAVYKPLPNGSIYVSYSEAAQPSALGASTNNQIFGSATTSNYSPAKSKTYEMGTKWDIADDLLNVTAAIFRTELDNSWEYQDGEAAPVRALPAKRVDGVELGLQGNITPRWTTYAGFSALKSTQTKGINKGSEAKNVPDLTANLWTTYAVTDALSLSYGEQYVGRRRYTDNKYVGGLNNNSSYANGPSGVNAIYVRDNEKAPGYWLSNVAAQYKVNKATTVNLNLNNVFNKFYYSQIGASLDGFQLYGIPGAGRTLTASVDYEF; encoded by the coding sequence ATGTCATCTCCCACGCCTTACCGCCACACGTTGAACACGACGCTGGCGCCGATGTTCGGTTTTCTCGCTGCGGGCAGTGTCGCACCGACCGCCTGGGCCGATACCAACGCCGCCGCGCCGAATGATTCGGTGCTGAGCCTGCCGGAAATCAAGGTCGACGGCGAAGCCACCTCCACCTTTAAAGTGGACCGCGTGACCTCGGCCAGGATCAGCCAGCCGCTGCTCGACGCCCCGCAAAGCGTGACCATCGTGCCGCAGCAAGTGCTCAAGGAGCAGAACGCGCAGACCTTGCAGGAAGTGTTGCGCAACGTGCCCGGCATCACCTTCATGTCCGGCGAAGGCAATTTGGGCTGGGGTGACCTGTTTTCGATTCGCGGCTTCTCGTCCGAGCAAAGCCTGACCGTCGACGGCGTGCGTGACGCGGGCATGTCCACGCGCACCGACACCTTCAACCTGCAACAGGCCGAAGTGTTCAAGGGCACCGGTTCCATTGAATCCGGCGTGTCCGCCGTGGGCGGCAGTGTCAACCTGGTGAGCAAAGAAGCGCACCTGGGCGATGCCAACAAGGTCGCCGCCGGCATCGGCACCGACAGCTACCGGCGCCTCACCGCCGACCTGAACAAACAGATCAACGACACTACCGCCGTACGCATCAACCTGATGAAGCACTACAACCAAGTGGCCGAGCGCGACGACGTGGACTACGACCGCTGGGGCATCGCCACCTCCTTCGGCTTCGGCCTGGGCACCGACACGCGTTTTTTCGTCGACACCTTCTATCAGAAAGACACCAACACCCCGGACGGCGGCGTGCCGATCCAGCGTGGCACCGACGGCCATCGCATGCCCGGCGTGTCGCGTTCGAACTGGTACGGCGACTCCAGCCTCTACACCCAGCAGAACGAAACCACCTCGCTGACCGCCCGTTTCGAACATGACTTCGACTGGAACGACGCCCACCTGCGCAACCAGACGCGTTGGGAGCGCAGCGACAACTTCGCCGTGCTGTCCCCGGCCCGCTTTTTCGCCGCAGGCGCCAATGGCAAGAAAACCTGCACCGGCACCCGCTGTGCAACCCTGGGCTACACCGGCGTAGGCCCAATCAGCCAGGTGCCCGGCAGCACGGTAAATGCCTACACCGATTACGTGAACAACAGCAACACCGCCTACGGCATCCTGCGCGGCAGCGATTTCGGTTTGTCCAAGCGCTACACCATCCTGGATAACCAGACCGACTTCAGCTTCACGTTCAACACCGGCAGCCTGCAGCACGCGATCGTGTCGGGCCTGGAGTTCTACCACGAGACCTACGGCGGCCTTAAACGCAACGCCGAAGTGCCGGCCGGCGACATGTTTTTTGACATGCACGACCCCAGCCACAGCTTTGCCAGCACCTACGTGACCAAGGGCGAAGGCGACCCGCGCTCTATCGTCGATAACGCCGGCATTTACCTGGGCGACACCGTCACCCTCAACGAGCAATGGCAGGTGCTCGGCTCGCTGCGTTACGACAACTGGCGCGCCCAGACCACCCAACGTGGCCAGGCTGACATCAGCAGCACCGACGGCGCCGTCAGCGGTCGCGTCGGCGCGGTGTACAAGCCGTTGCCCAACGGCAGCATTTATGTGTCCTACAGCGAGGCGGCGCAACCGTCGGCGCTGGGTGCGTCCACCAACAACCAGATCTTCGGCTCGGCCACCACCAGCAACTACAGCCCGGCCAAATCGAAAACCTACGAGATGGGCACCAAGTGGGACATCGCCGATGACCTGCTCAATGTCACCGCGGCGATCTTCCGTACCGAACTGGACAACTCCTGGGAATACCAGGACGGCGAAGCCGCCCCGGTGCGCGCCCTGCCCGCCAAGCGCGTGGACGGCGTAGAGCTCGGCCTGCAAGGCAATATCACGCCGCGCTGGACCACCTATGCTGGCTTCTCGGCGCTCAAAAGCACCCAGACCAAGGGCATCAACAAAGGCAGCGAAGCCAAGAACGTCCCCGACCTGACCGCCAACCTGTGGACCACCTACGCCGTCACCGACGCCCTGAGCCTGAGCTACGGCGAGCAATACGTGGGCCGTCGCCGCTACACCGACAACAAATATGTCGGCGGTTTGAACAACAACAGCAGCTACGCCAACGGGCCGTCCGGGGTTAACGCCATCTACGTGCGCGACAACGAAAAAGCCCCCGGCTACTGGCTGAGCAACGTGGCCGCGCAATACAAGGTGAACAAGGCCACCACGGTCAACCTCAACCTGAACAACGTGTTCAACAAGTTCTATTACAGCCAGATCGGCGCGTCCCTCGACGGCTTCCAGCTCTACGGCATCCCCGGCGCCGGACGCACCCTCACGGCCAGTGTCGATTATGAATTCTGA
- a CDS encoding penicillin acylase family protein, which produces MASPALSHFLPRFGVAAAVASALSLAGCQLQSTQDTLPPVAGVQPIKGLAQNVSVRRNAQGMPLIESNTFHDALFSLGYVHASDRITQMVTLRLLAQGRLAEMSGPEVLDVDRFMRAVNLKKSAGELYNASSPRLKRFFEVYARGVNAYLFRYRDKLPPDLAQTGYKPEYWKPEDSALLFCLLNFSESSNLQEELSSLVLAQKVGVDKLAWLTPSAPDEPIPQAETDKLKGVNLSQITGLAGLEAVGQQLNSLNALAVTTSSNWAIGPQRARSGKSLLASDLAAAPQAPSPWNYVQIRAPKYQAVGVSIAGLPTLLSGFNGKVAWSMSSVKGDTQDLFLEKVKRQGSALYYENNGKWLPAGVRNETFFAKGQRPIREVVYETRHGALLNSSQALTSGFGLALQTADFKDDKSLDAFFDLSRAQNAGKASDATREIRAIALNMIFADATNIGWQVTGRFPNRREGEGLLPSPGWDARFDWDGYADAMLHPYDQDPPQGWIGTANQRTAPRGYGMQLSNSWDAPERSERLAQLANAGKHDSRSLIAMQYDQTTTFAAKLKTMLQAPGMAQPLKQAIDALPAAEAGKAREALGRLMAFDGRLVSTSADAAIYELFLQESAKQIFLDKLGPENSASWKAFVSNGGLSYSATADHLLGREDSPFWDDSRTPQKEDKPAILARSLAAAITAGDSQLGGDHKAWQWGKLHTTTWKNLNGQTIRGPFASGGDHNTLNPAPYSWGQDFATTQVPALRMIVDFGLAEPMSGQGGTGQSGNPASPNYANGIDPSLKAQYLSFPMQPQNFDKAYGKTRLTLTPGK; this is translated from the coding sequence ATGGCCTCGCCAGCCCTTTCACACTTTCTTCCCCGGTTCGGCGTTGCCGCGGCAGTAGCCAGTGCATTAAGCCTGGCCGGTTGCCAGCTCCAGAGCACCCAGGACACCCTGCCGCCGGTCGCCGGCGTGCAGCCGATCAAAGGCCTGGCACAAAATGTGTCGGTGCGCCGCAATGCCCAGGGCATGCCGCTGATCGAAAGCAACACCTTCCACGACGCACTGTTCAGCCTCGGCTATGTACACGCCAGCGACCGCATCACCCAGATGGTTACCCTGCGTCTGCTGGCTCAGGGCCGTCTGGCGGAAATGTCCGGGCCCGAGGTGCTGGATGTCGACCGGTTCATGCGCGCGGTCAACCTGAAAAAAAGCGCCGGCGAGCTGTATAACGCATCAAGCCCGCGTCTCAAGCGCTTCTTCGAAGTGTATGCGCGGGGCGTCAACGCTTACCTGTTCCGCTACCGCGACAAGCTGCCGCCGGACCTGGCCCAGACCGGCTACAAGCCCGAGTACTGGAAGCCGGAAGATTCGGCGCTGTTGTTCTGCCTGCTGAATTTCAGCGAGTCGAGCAACTTGCAGGAAGAATTGTCGTCGCTGGTACTGGCGCAAAAAGTCGGCGTCGACAAACTTGCCTGGCTCACCCCAAGCGCGCCGGACGAACCGATCCCGCAGGCTGAAACCGACAAGCTCAAAGGCGTGAACCTCAGCCAGATTACCGGCCTTGCCGGGCTGGAAGCGGTCGGCCAGCAACTCAACAGCCTCAACGCGCTGGCGGTCACCACCTCGAGCAACTGGGCGATTGGCCCGCAACGCGCGCGCAGCGGCAAAAGCCTGTTGGCCAGCGACCTGGCAGCCGCGCCGCAAGCACCGTCGCCGTGGAACTACGTGCAGATCCGCGCGCCGAAATACCAGGCCGTCGGCGTCTCGATTGCCGGTTTGCCGACGCTGCTGTCCGGTTTCAACGGCAAAGTGGCCTGGAGCATGAGCTCGGTCAAAGGCGACACCCAGGACCTGTTCCTGGAAAAGGTCAAACGCCAGGGCAGCGCGTTGTATTACGAGAACAACGGAAAATGGCTACCGGCCGGTGTGCGTAACGAAACCTTCTTCGCCAAAGGCCAGCGGCCGATTCGCGAAGTGGTGTACGAAACCCGTCACGGCGCCCTGCTCAACAGCAGCCAGGCCCTGACCAGCGGTTTCGGCCTGGCCCTGCAAACCGCCGATTTCAAGGACGACAAGAGCCTGGACGCGTTCTTCGACCTGTCCCGCGCGCAAAACGCCGGCAAGGCGTCGGACGCCACCCGTGAAATCCGCGCCATCGCCCTGAACATGATTTTTGCCGACGCCACCAACATTGGCTGGCAAGTCACCGGCCGCTTCCCCAACCGCCGCGAAGGCGAAGGCCTGCTGCCCTCGCCGGGCTGGGACGCGCGCTTTGACTGGGATGGCTACGCCGACGCGATGCTGCACCCTTACGATCAAGACCCGCCGCAAGGCTGGATCGGCACCGCCAACCAGCGCACTGCACCACGCGGCTACGGCATGCAGCTGTCCAACTCGTGGGACGCACCGGAGCGCAGCGAGCGCCTGGCGCAACTGGCCAATGCAGGCAAACACGACAGCCGCAGCCTGATCGCGATGCAATACGACCAGACCACCACGTTCGCCGCCAAGCTCAAGACCATGCTCCAGGCGCCGGGCATGGCCCAGCCGCTGAAACAGGCGATTGATGCACTGCCGGCCGCCGAGGCGGGCAAGGCACGCGAAGCGCTGGGCCGCCTGATGGCGTTTGATGGCCGCCTCGTGTCGACCTCTGCCGACGCGGCGATCTACGAACTGTTCCTGCAGGAAAGCGCCAAACAGATCTTCCTCGACAAGCTCGGCCCGGAAAACAGTGCCAGCTGGAAAGCCTTTGTCAGCAATGGCGGCCTGTCCTACTCCGCCACCGCCGACCATTTGCTGGGCCGCGAAGACAGCCCGTTCTGGGACGACTCGCGCACGCCGCAAAAAGAAGACAAACCGGCGATCCTCGCCCGCAGCCTGGCCGCCGCGATTACCGCCGGCGACAGCCAGTTGGGCGGCGACCACAAGGCCTGGCAGTGGGGCAAACTGCACACCACCACCTGGAAGAACCTCAATGGCCAAACGATTCGCGGCCCGTTCGCCAGCGGCGGCGACCACAACACCCTGAACCCGGCGCCGTACAGTTGGGGCCAGGACTTCGCCACCACCCAGGTGCCGGCACTGCGCATGATCGTCGACTTCGGCCTCGCCGAACCGATGAGCGGCCAGGGTGGCACCGGCCAGTCCGGCAACCCGGCCAGTCCGAACTACGCCAATGGCATCGACCCGTCGCTCAAGGCGCAATACCTGAGCTTCCCGATGCAGCCGCAGAACTTCGACAAGGCCTATGGGAAAACCCGGTTGACCCTCACCCCCGGCAAGTAA
- a CDS encoding ligase-associated DNA damage response exonuclease gives MDLVIARPEGLYCPAGDFYIDPWRPVERSVITHAHGDHARTGNEHYLAAAPGEGILRSRLGQDINLQTLAYGEPLVHHGVTLSFHPAGHVLGSAQVRLEYKGEVWVASGDYKVEPDGTCAPFEPVRCHTFITESTFGLPIYRWQPQAQIFAGINDWWQGNIAAGKASVLFCYSFGKAQRILHGIDASIGPILSHGAVEPLNRVYREAGIYIPETLYAGDFKKTDPLLRQALIIAPPSAGGSSWIKRFGDYSDAFASGWMRLRGTRRRRGVDRGFVLSDHADWPGLLWAIEQTGAERVMVTHGSVGVLVRHLREKGLDAQGFTTEYGDDEEEATA, from the coding sequence ATGGACCTTGTCATCGCCCGGCCCGAAGGCCTCTACTGCCCCGCCGGTGATTTCTACATCGACCCCTGGCGCCCCGTCGAACGCTCGGTCATCACCCACGCCCACGGCGACCATGCCCGTACCGGCAACGAGCACTACCTGGCGGCCGCCCCCGGTGAAGGCATCCTGCGCTCGCGCCTGGGCCAGGACATCAACCTGCAAACCCTGGCCTACGGCGAACCACTGGTGCACCACGGCGTCACCTTGAGTTTTCACCCCGCCGGGCATGTGCTCGGCTCCGCCCAGGTGCGCCTGGAATACAAAGGCGAAGTGTGGGTCGCGTCCGGCGACTACAAAGTCGAGCCCGATGGCACCTGCGCACCCTTCGAGCCGGTGCGTTGCCACACCTTTATCACCGAATCCACCTTTGGCTTGCCGATCTACCGCTGGCAGCCCCAGGCGCAGATTTTTGCCGGGATCAACGATTGGTGGCAGGGCAACATCGCGGCAGGCAAAGCCAGCGTGTTGTTCTGCTATTCCTTCGGCAAGGCCCAGCGCATCCTGCATGGCATCGACGCCAGCATCGGCCCGATCCTCAGCCACGGCGCGGTCGAACCCTTGAACCGCGTGTACCGCGAAGCCGGCATCTACATTCCCGAAACCCTGTACGCCGGCGACTTCAAAAAAACCGACCCACTGTTGCGCCAGGCGCTGATCATCGCGCCGCCCTCGGCCGGGGGCAGCAGTTGGATCAAACGTTTTGGCGACTACAGCGATGCCTTCGCCAGCGGCTGGATGCGCTTGCGCGGAACCCGTCGGCGGCGGGGCGTGGACCGCGGCTTCGTACTGTCGGACCACGCCGACTGGCCCGGCCTGCTGTGGGCCATCGAACAAACCGGCGCTGAACGGGTGATGGTGACCCACGGTTCTGTAGGCGTTTTGGTGCGCCACCTGCGGGAAAAAGGCCTGGATGCCCAAGGCTTCACCACCGAATACGGCGATGATGAAGAAGAGGCCACGGCATGA
- a CDS encoding glutathione S-transferase N-terminal domain-containing protein, translating into MIDLYYWTTPNGHKVSLFLEEAGLPYKVHPINIGQGDQFKPDFLKIAPNNRIPAIVDHTPADGGAPISLFESGAILLYLAEKTGQFIPKDLRGRQEALQWLFWQMGGLGPMAGQNHHFSQFAPEKIPYAIKRYVDETARLYGVLDRRLADRPFVAGAEYSIADMAIYPWIVSHKWQSQRLEDFPHVQRWFNSIKERPATVRAYELVQKVNPPKS; encoded by the coding sequence ATGATCGACCTGTACTATTGGACTACCCCCAACGGCCACAAAGTATCGTTGTTCCTGGAAGAAGCCGGGCTGCCCTACAAGGTGCACCCGATCAACATCGGCCAGGGCGACCAGTTCAAGCCGGACTTCCTGAAGATCGCTCCCAACAACCGCATTCCGGCCATCGTCGATCACACCCCGGCCGACGGCGGTGCGCCGATTTCGTTGTTCGAATCCGGCGCCATCCTGTTGTACCTCGCGGAAAAGACCGGCCAGTTCATCCCCAAAGACCTGCGCGGCCGCCAGGAGGCCCTGCAGTGGCTGTTCTGGCAAATGGGCGGTCTGGGGCCGATGGCGGGCCAGAACCACCACTTCAGCCAGTTCGCACCGGAGAAAATCCCCTATGCGATCAAACGCTATGTGGACGAAACCGCGCGGCTGTACGGCGTACTGGACCGGCGCCTGGCAGATCGGCCGTTCGTCGCCGGCGCGGAGTACAGCATTGCCGACATGGCCATCTACCCGTGGATTGTTTCCCACAAGTGGCAGAGCCAGCGCCTGGAAGACTTCCCACATGTGCAGCGCTGGTTCAACAGCATCAAGGAACGGCCGGCGACGGTTCGCGCCTATGAACTGGTGCAAAAAGTAAACCCGCCGAAATCCTGA
- a CDS encoding FecCD family ABC transporter permease, producing MTTQTLDLASATHGYRRLLARRAWLLALLGTALVCAILVDLASGPSGMGLLALLDGILHPSHLSATDQVIIWNVRLPYALMAVLVGCALSLAGAEMQAILNNPLASPFTLGVSSAAALGASLVIVFPVTTLWVSANTAISISAFVFAAASVFLLQAMSRLRGAGVESLVLFGIALVFSCNAVVALLQLVATEDVLQQLVFWTLGSVTRANWDKLGILAFVVAVVMPFSFTAAPRLTLLRMGEDRAQSFGVDVKRLRFFSLLRISLLSATAVAFVGTIGFIGLVGPHIARILVGEDQRFLLPASALTGALLLALSSIASKLIMPGVIVPVGIVTALVGVPIFVVLVFKRGRQL from the coding sequence ATGACCACTCAAACCCTCGACCTTGCCAGCGCCACCCACGGCTACCGCCGTTTGCTCGCGCGGCGTGCCTGGCTGCTGGCGTTGCTCGGCACCGCGCTGGTCTGCGCCATTCTGGTGGACCTCGCCAGCGGCCCATCCGGCATGGGCCTGCTGGCGTTGCTCGACGGCATTTTGCACCCCTCGCACCTGAGCGCCACCGACCAGGTGATAATCTGGAACGTGCGCCTGCCCTACGCCTTGATGGCGGTACTGGTCGGTTGCGCGCTGTCGCTGGCCGGGGCCGAGATGCAGGCGATTTTGAATAACCCGCTGGCCAGCCCGTTCACCCTCGGCGTGTCGTCGGCAGCGGCGCTGGGCGCCTCGCTGGTCATCGTGTTTCCGGTGACGACCTTGTGGGTGTCGGCCAACACGGCGATTTCCATCTCGGCATTTGTCTTCGCAGCCGCCTCGGTATTTTTGCTGCAAGCCATGTCGCGCCTGCGCGGCGCCGGGGTCGAGAGCCTGGTGCTGTTCGGCATCGCGCTGGTGTTCAGTTGCAACGCGGTGGTGGCCTTGTTGCAGTTGGTCGCCACCGAAGACGTGCTGCAACAACTGGTGTTCTGGACCCTGGGCAGCGTCACCCGGGCCAATTGGGACAAGCTCGGCATTCTCGCCTTTGTGGTTGCCGTGGTGATGCCGTTTTCCTTCACCGCCGCTCCGCGCCTGACCCTGCTGCGCATGGGCGAAGACCGCGCACAAAGCTTTGGCGTGGACGTGAAGCGCCTGCGGTTTTTCTCGTTGTTGCGCATCAGCCTGTTGTCGGCCACCGCCGTGGCTTTTGTAGGCACCATCGGTTTTATCGGCCTGGTCGGTCCGCATATCGCGCGGATTCTGGTGGGTGAGGACCAACGCTTCCTGCTGCCGGCCAGCGCCTTGACCGGCGCGTTGCTGCTGGCGCTGTCGTCAATCGCCAGCAAGCTGATCATGCCAGGCGTGATCGTGCCGGTGGGCATCGTGACCGCCCTGGTGGGCGTGCCGATTTTTGTGGTGTTGGTGTTTAAACGCGGGAGGCAGCTATGA